The genomic window CTAACATTGCATACTTCCACTCTAATCCAGACCTTATCAATAAGGTCATCTTGCATATAATCCCTAACAAATTACATTCTAGCGAGTTTAGCGAACAATACATGCATAATATTCCCCCTCATTTAACTATTTAGAGTCAGCACACAATAAACCAAAGTGAATAAAGTTTGTTAAAACCCTTATTCTTAAAGGGCTGCGGGATAAAAAACGATTTGTGATAGATCTCTAAGAATACCTGACCAACAGGCGTAATATTAATTCCAGACAAGAGATATGAATAAATAATTCATTATTCTCAACTGAAAATAAATAATTACTCTTAGCGATAAAAGTAATTCAAATATATAAGAGAGAGACGATCATGAGTAAGTTCTATGTTGGTTCTGAAATAGGTCAATTACGCCGCGTTCTAGTTCACCGCCCGAGACGTGCACTGACTCACCTAACACCCTCTAACTGTCACGATTTGCTATTTGATGACGTACTGGCTGTTGAGCGTGCAGGTCAAGAGCATGACGTATTTACTCAAACGTTACGTGATCAAGGTGTCGAAGTTCTTCTTCTTACTGACCTGCTCGCTGATACACTAGCAGTGCCAGAAGCGAAAGATTGGCTATTAAACTGCCAGGTATCTGATTACCGTTTGGGTAAAACCTTCGCCAATGATGTGCGCTGCTACCTAGGCGATCTGCCAAATTTGGAATTAGCCAAAATTCTAACCGGTGGCCTGTCTTACGCTGAAATGCCAATGACGTCTTCTTCGATGATGCAAGGCATGCACGCACCAACAGACTTCATTATCGAACCTCTACCAAATCACCTATTTACACGCGACACCTCTTGCTGGGTATACGGTGGTGTCTCTATCAACCCGATGGCGAAACCTGCTCGTCAACGTGAAACAAACCATGTTCGCGCAATTTACCGCTGGCACCCAACATTCGCCGGCCAAGACTTCATCAAATACTTTGGCGATGACGAAAACATCCACTACGACAACTCAACCATCGAAGGCGGTGACGTATTGGTTATCGGTCGCGGCACAGTACTTATCGGTATGTCTGAACGTACCACCGCACAAGGTGTTGAGCACTTAGCATCAGGCCTATTCAAACATGGCCAGGCGAAGCAGATCATTGCGATGGAGCTTCCGAAACACCGTTCTTGCATGCACCTAGATACCGTAATGACGCACATGAACGAAGACACCTTCTCTGTCTACCCAGAAGTGGTACGTAAAGATGTGAAGTGCTGGAGCCTAACTGGCGATGAGTCGGGCGCAGTTAACGTCAAAGAAGAAGGCTACTTCGTAACGGCTATCGAGAAAGCACTTGGCGTAGACAAGCTAAACCTTATCACAACCGGTGGTGACAACTTCCACGCAGAACGTGAGCAGTGGAATGACGCGAACAATGTTCTTACAGTGAAACCAGGCGTAGTTATCGGCTACGAAGGCAACACTTACACCAACGAGAAATACGACAAAGCAGGCATCACCGTTCTTCCTATTCCAGGAGATGAACTGGGCCGCGGTCGCGGTGGCGCACGCTGCATGAGCTGCCCAATTGAGCGTGATGGTATCTAATCACTAAGACGAAACGGTCAAGTTGAACGATCTTAAATCGTTTCAACTTGGCCAAAATGAGAGAACACAATTATGACTAAGCAAACAGTTGTTGTTGCACTCGGCGGTAATGCCCTACTTCGTCGCGGTGAACCGTTAGAAGCCGATGTTCAACGCCGTAATATTGAAACCGCTGTTAAAACCATCTCTGAAATCGCGAAAGTGTACAACGTGGTTCTAGTACACGGTAATGGCCCGCAGGTTGGCCTACTTGCTCTGCAAGGTTTGGAATACAAAAAAGTAAACCCGTATCCGCTGGATGTCTTGGGCAGTGAAACACAAGGCATGATCGGCTATATGCTGATGCAAGAGTTCAAGAATTACCTGCCTGACCGCAACATCTCGTGCATGTTGACGCAAATGACCGTTGATCCAAACGATCCTGCATTCGCTGATCCAACCAAGCCGATTGGCCCGATCTACGAAGAAGCGGAAGCGCGTGAATTAGCTGAGAAATTCCACTGGATCGTAAAACCCGACGGCCAACACTTCCGTCGCGTGGTACCAAGCCCACGTCCTACTGGCATTG from Vibrio artabrorum includes these protein-coding regions:
- the arcC gene encoding carbamate kinase; amino-acid sequence: MTKQTVVVALGGNALLRRGEPLEADVQRRNIETAVKTISEIAKVYNVVLVHGNGPQVGLLALQGLEYKKVNPYPLDVLGSETQGMIGYMLMQEFKNYLPDRNISCMLTQMTVDPNDPAFADPTKPIGPIYEEAEARELAEKFHWIVKPDGQHFRRVVPSPRPTGIVEHEAITQLIDAGHLVICTGGGGIPVKKENGKLVGVEAVIDKDMSAAFLAKQLDADALLILTDADAVYLDWGKPTQHALRSTTPSELAQFEFDAGSMGPKIEASCEFIQQGGKVVGIGALEDGLQILQGLAGTNITKD
- the arcA gene encoding arginine deiminase; this translates as MSKFYVGSEIGQLRRVLVHRPRRALTHLTPSNCHDLLFDDVLAVERAGQEHDVFTQTLRDQGVEVLLLTDLLADTLAVPEAKDWLLNCQVSDYRLGKTFANDVRCYLGDLPNLELAKILTGGLSYAEMPMTSSSMMQGMHAPTDFIIEPLPNHLFTRDTSCWVYGGVSINPMAKPARQRETNHVRAIYRWHPTFAGQDFIKYFGDDENIHYDNSTIEGGDVLVIGRGTVLIGMSERTTAQGVEHLASGLFKHGQAKQIIAMELPKHRSCMHLDTVMTHMNEDTFSVYPEVVRKDVKCWSLTGDESGAVNVKEEGYFVTAIEKALGVDKLNLITTGGDNFHAEREQWNDANNVLTVKPGVVIGYEGNTYTNEKYDKAGITVLPIPGDELGRGRGGARCMSCPIERDGI